The proteins below come from a single Chryseobacterium capnotolerans genomic window:
- a CDS encoding CynX/NimT family MFS transporter, translating into MILNVLVVILISSNLRSPIVAVSPVLGDVREALKLDNFQVSLLTSIPLFMFAVCSVLVSRFSNKFGISKLLMYSLIILSFGLFLRISGSLWLLFIGSVFIGLGICIGNVVTPGYVKNNFPKQIGLMTGIFAVSMNLTAALASGFSVRIGEWTGFGWRGSLGIWLVIAALGFVVLILEMIFNKKNTEQPKTALGTSDFNMFKSSQAWNISIFMGLQSLFYYCMVAWLPSFLTDYNMPGESSGWVLFVIQITMIPITFCCPIIASKMKDQRIMILFICTLMFGSTMMFVFLKSQWIYVNAVIIGISNGLSFSLSILFFSTRTKSSINAVKISGMAQSVGYLIAAFGPPVFGKLHDWDISWNTSFYFLSIAVLIMLYFGLKAARNKCVED; encoded by the coding sequence ATGATTCTGAATGTGCTGGTGGTTATATTGATTTCCAGCAATCTCCGGTCACCCATTGTTGCTGTATCTCCGGTCCTTGGAGATGTAAGAGAGGCTCTGAAACTGGATAATTTCCAGGTAAGCCTTTTGACCTCTATCCCACTTTTTATGTTTGCGGTTTGTTCTGTGTTAGTGAGTAGGTTTTCCAATAAGTTCGGAATCAGTAAACTATTGATGTATTCATTGATTATTCTGAGCTTTGGATTGTTTCTGAGAATTTCAGGCTCTCTTTGGCTGTTATTTATCGGTTCAGTGTTTATTGGATTGGGAATTTGTATCGGAAATGTGGTAACTCCCGGATATGTTAAGAATAACTTTCCCAAGCAGATTGGCCTAATGACGGGAATCTTTGCTGTTTCCATGAACCTTACCGCTGCCCTGGCTTCCGGTTTCAGTGTAAGAATCGGAGAATGGACAGGATTCGGATGGCGCGGCTCTCTTGGGATCTGGCTGGTGATTGCAGCACTTGGATTTGTGGTATTAATCCTTGAAATGATTTTTAACAAGAAGAATACAGAACAGCCAAAAACCGCTTTGGGGACTTCTGATTTTAATATGTTTAAATCTTCCCAAGCCTGGAATATCAGTATTTTCATGGGGTTACAATCCTTATTTTATTACTGTATGGTTGCTTGGCTGCCTTCATTTCTTACGGATTACAATATGCCTGGTGAAAGTTCGGGATGGGTGCTTTTTGTAATTCAGATTACCATGATTCCCATCACATTCTGCTGCCCGATTATTGCCAGTAAAATGAAAGACCAAAGAATAATGATTCTTTTTATTTGTACTCTGATGTTTGGAAGCACCATGATGTTTGTCTTTCTAAAATCGCAATGGATCTATGTAAATGCTGTAATTATAGGTATTTCCAATGGATTGTCTTTCAGTCTATCCATTCTGTTTTTCTCTACAAGAACGAAAAGCAGTATCAATGCGGTGAAGATCTCCGGAATGGCACAATCTGTAGGCTATCTGATTGCTGCATTCGGGCCTCCGGTGTTTGGAAAGCTGCATGATTGGGATATTTCCTGGAATACTTCATTCTACTTCTTAAGTATTGCAGTATTGATCATGCTTTATTTTGGGTTGAAAGCAGCAAGAAATAAATGTGTAGAAGATTAA
- a CDS encoding AraC family ligand binding domain-containing protein produces the protein MNANDSIKIDELQKPYFVWFEENWIHDNVLHQHEKGQLVYVESGFQYITIQERIYLLPQNHAAWIPPNAIHKTNSHSEKIKLMIMFADTDRKDSFYDEVNVFSVPPVLREMIKYAEKWSKLMEKIRAKWYF, from the coding sequence ATGAATGCTAACGATAGTATAAAAATAGATGAGCTTCAGAAACCTTATTTTGTCTGGTTTGAGGAAAACTGGATTCATGACAATGTTCTCCATCAGCATGAAAAAGGACAATTGGTATATGTAGAAAGCGGATTTCAGTATATTACCATTCAAGAGCGCATTTATCTCCTTCCTCAGAACCATGCAGCATGGATTCCTCCCAATGCTATTCATAAAACCAATTCCCATTCGGAGAAAATCAAACTCATGATTATGTTTGCAGATACAGACCGGAAAGACTCTTTTTATGATGAGGTAAATGTTTTTTCCGTTCCTCCTGTACTGAGGGAAATGATAAAATATGCTGAAAAATGGTCTAAACTGATGGAAAAGATCCGGGCGAAATGGTATTTTTAA
- the bioB gene encoding biotin synthase BioB: MDRTTTRNNWTKEEIEEIYHLPLMELIYKAATVHREWHDPSEVQISTLLSIKTGGCPEDCSYCGQAARYHTNIKVQALLPTETVIAHAQKAKDSGSSRFCMAAAWREVRNNRDFDRVIDMVKGVNELGLEVCCTLGMLTEEQAVRLQEAGLYAYNHNLDTSEQYYEEIISTRTFDNRINTINNVRKAGITVCSGGIIGLGETHRDRISMLLTLATMPKHPESVPINALARVEGTPLEDNEKVDPWEMVRMIATARIVMPASMVRLSAGRIEMTETEQAWCFMAGANSIFTGERETLLVTPNPGVSEDMQMLETLGLKPMMKKKAAAKRL, translated from the coding sequence ATGGATAGAACTACAACCAGAAACAACTGGACTAAAGAAGAAATAGAAGAAATTTATCACTTGCCTCTTATGGAGTTGATCTATAAGGCAGCAACTGTACATCGTGAATGGCATGATCCTTCTGAGGTACAGATCTCTACTTTATTATCCATCAAAACAGGAGGGTGTCCGGAAGACTGTTCATACTGTGGACAGGCTGCCCGCTATCACACCAATATCAAAGTGCAGGCCTTGCTTCCTACTGAAACCGTAATTGCTCACGCTCAAAAAGCAAAAGACAGCGGTTCTTCCCGTTTCTGCATGGCTGCTGCCTGGCGTGAAGTTCGTAACAACCGTGATTTTGACAGGGTTATTGATATGGTAAAAGGAGTTAATGAACTTGGACTGGAAGTATGCTGTACCTTGGGAATGCTTACTGAAGAACAGGCTGTGAGGCTTCAGGAGGCAGGATTATATGCCTACAATCATAATCTTGATACTTCTGAACAGTATTATGAAGAGATTATTTCCACCAGAACATTTGATAACCGAATCAATACCATCAATAATGTCCGCAAAGCAGGAATTACAGTGTGTTCCGGTGGAATTATTGGTCTTGGCGAAACCCATAGAGACAGAATTTCCATGCTATTAACATTAGCTACTATGCCTAAGCATCCGGAATCTGTTCCTATCAATGCTTTAGCTAGAGTAGAAGGAACTCCATTGGAAGATAATGAGAAAGTAGATCCATGGGAAATGGTAAGGATGATCGCTACTGCGAGAATTGTGATGCCGGCTTCTATGGTAAGATTAAGCGCCGGGCGTATAGAAATGACAGAAACTGAACAGGCATGGTGTTTTATGGCAGGAGCTAACTCTATTTTCACAGGAGAAAGAGAAACGCTTTTGGTTACACCTAATCCAGGGGTGTCTGAAGATATGCAAATGTTGGAAACGCTGGGATTAAAACCGATGATGAAAAAGAAAGCTGCTGCTAAACGATTATAA
- the bioA gene encoding adenosylmethionine--8-amino-7-oxononanoate transaminase, whose product MDTITPTSLQERDKAVNWHPYTQMKTADNIIPIVKGKGLYLFDNEGKKYMDVVSSWWVTLHGHSHPYIAQRIFEQLNTLEQVIFAGFTHEPATQLSERLLKLLPENQDKVFYSDNGSTAVEVALKMCIQYAHNQGKEKTKILAFKNAYHGDTFGAMSVSGKSYWTKPFESRLFEVIFIDTPNAENMESLQSQIKDLADEVACFIYEPLVQGAAGMLMYKAEDLNSLMKFCREQGVLMIQDEVFTGFGRTGKLFAAHYLTEKPDIMCFSKGLTGGTMPMGITTCSKTIYEAFWSDDKYKTLFHGHSFTANPLACTAGLASMDLLLQEDTQMNIKRISQQHSTFIKVLASHPQVENARQIGTILAFDFKTGHGTSYFNEIGKRLYNEFLQRGIIMRPLGNVLYLVPPYCITSEELNVVYQNILEVLDQFKD is encoded by the coding sequence ATGGATACAATAACACCAACCAGTCTTCAGGAAAGGGATAAAGCCGTTAACTGGCATCCTTATACCCAGATGAAAACGGCTGACAATATTATTCCCATTGTGAAAGGGAAAGGTCTTTACCTTTTTGATAATGAAGGTAAAAAATATATGGATGTCGTTTCTTCATGGTGGGTAACCCTGCACGGACATTCACATCCTTATATTGCTCAACGTATATTTGAACAGCTCAATACTCTGGAACAGGTTATTTTTGCAGGGTTTACTCATGAGCCGGCCACTCAGCTTTCGGAAAGACTGTTAAAGCTTTTACCTGAAAATCAGGACAAAGTCTTCTATTCGGATAATGGGTCTACCGCTGTAGAAGTAGCTCTGAAAATGTGTATTCAGTATGCCCATAACCAGGGAAAAGAGAAAACGAAAATTCTTGCTTTTAAAAATGCATATCATGGTGATACGTTTGGGGCGATGTCTGTAAGTGGAAAAAGCTATTGGACTAAACCTTTTGAAAGCAGGCTCTTTGAGGTTATTTTCATTGATACACCCAATGCTGAAAATATGGAAAGCCTGCAATCACAAATTAAAGATCTTGCTGATGAGGTAGCATGTTTTATTTATGAACCTTTAGTTCAGGGAGCGGCAGGAATGCTGATGTATAAGGCAGAAGATCTGAATAGCTTAATGAAATTCTGCCGGGAGCAGGGAGTGTTGATGATTCAGGATGAGGTTTTTACAGGATTTGGAAGGACCGGAAAGCTTTTTGCGGCTCATTATCTTACTGAAAAGCCAGATATTATGTGTTTTTCAAAAGGATTGACAGGCGGAACAATGCCGATGGGGATCACAACGTGCTCCAAAACGATCTATGAAGCTTTCTGGTCTGATGACAAATACAAAACACTTTTTCACGGACATTCATTTACAGCTAATCCTTTAGCCTGTACGGCGGGATTGGCAAGTATGGATTTATTACTTCAAGAAGATACCCAAATGAACATCAAACGTATTTCTCAACAGCATTCAACGTTTATTAAAGTGCTGGCTTCTCATCCGCAAGTTGAAAATGCCCGCCAGATCGGAACTATTCTGGCATTTGATTTTAAAACCGGACATGGCACTTCCTATTTTAATGAAATAGGGAAAAGACTTTATAATGAATTTTTACAAAGGGGGATCATTATGCGCCCATTAGGAAATGTTCTTTATCTGGTTCCGCCATATTGTATTACTTCTGAAGAACTGAATGTTGTGTATCAGAATATTCTGGAGGTTCTGGATCAGTTTAAAGATTGA
- a CDS encoding winged helix-turn-helix transcriptional regulator, translating to MPRVSKKVLAEQLKQLEEDHIIRRIEVYNFPPEVYYELTEKGHKLGPILSQLHLWGNELSS from the coding sequence ATGCCCAGAGTATCTAAAAAGGTTCTTGCTGAACAGCTAAAACAACTGGAGGAAGATCATATTATTCGACGGATTGAAGTCTATAATTTTCCTCCAGAAGTTTATTATGAGCTTACAGAAAAAGGACACAAACTAGGGCCCATTCTTTCTCAACTTCATCTCTGGGGAAATGAGTTAAGCTCTTAG
- a CDS encoding helix-turn-helix domain-containing protein: MVFLKALFNELPHFVEHSLKLHICLPKDKRLEKVIEYLHHYYNTEIKIESLGELALLSSRSLERIFKKETGLTLSKYQQMLRIIKSLELLSSGNLTISETAYTVGYKSVQAFTRSFQAVMQFRPTDFMKNINLNIVKGIY, translated from the coding sequence ATGGTATTTTTAAAAGCTCTTTTTAATGAATTGCCCCATTTTGTGGAACATTCCCTGAAGCTGCACATCTGCCTTCCGAAAGACAAACGCCTGGAAAAAGTCATTGAATATCTCCATCATTACTACAATACAGAAATCAAAATAGAGAGCCTTGGTGAATTGGCATTGCTTTCTTCACGTAGCTTAGAAAGGATATTCAAAAAAGAAACCGGTCTTACTCTGAGTAAATATCAGCAAATGCTCCGCATCATTAAGAGTCTTGAACTTTTGAGTTCAGGAAATTTAACCATTTCAGAGACAGCGTATACAGTAGGGTACAAGAGTGTACAGGCATTTACCAGAAGTTTTCAGGCTGTGATGCAATTCAGACCTACGGATTTTATGAAAAACATTAACTTAAATATAGTAAAAGGGATTTATTAA
- a CDS encoding MBL fold metallo-hydrolase yields MKLQLWRNATLLLNMDGTSILIDPMLGEKGSLGKFPMTDNELLNPLLDLPFSKEVVVKKLQEIDAVAITHLHPDHWDSTAMELIDKTTTIFCPSAISDQIEKQGFQNIITINDHVLWNSIDISITKGQHGTGEIGDKMGIVNGFVFKKDGQSVYIVGDSIWYDDIAKEIDKHQPKHIIVAGGAAAFSVGDPIIMTSEDIIKVCEYAPGAKIWVTHLEAVSHCKEDRKFIQENIDNRGYGHQCFIPKDGEEIDLSFD; encoded by the coding sequence ATGAAATTACAATTATGGCGCAATGCAACATTGCTGTTGAATATGGACGGAACCTCTATTTTAATAGATCCAATGCTTGGCGAAAAAGGATCTTTGGGTAAATTTCCGATGACAGATAATGAGTTACTGAATCCTTTATTGGATCTTCCTTTCAGCAAGGAAGTTGTTGTGAAAAAACTACAGGAGATAGATGCGGTGGCCATTACCCATTTACACCCTGATCACTGGGATTCTACAGCTATGGAACTTATTGATAAAACAACAACCATTTTCTGTCCTTCTGCAATTTCAGATCAAATTGAGAAACAGGGGTTTCAGAATATTATAACAATCAATGATCATGTTCTTTGGAATAGTATTGATATTTCTATCACAAAAGGACAACATGGGACAGGAGAAATTGGTGATAAAATGGGAATAGTCAATGGATTTGTTTTCAAAAAAGACGGCCAGTCAGTGTATATTGTGGGAGATAGCATTTGGTATGATGATATTGCAAAGGAAATAGACAAACATCAGCCGAAGCATATTATCGTAGCAGGTGGAGCTGCTGCATTTTCTGTGGGAGATCCTATTATTATGACAAGTGAAGATATTATCAAAGTCTGTGAATATGCTCCTGGAGCTAAAATTTGGGTAACTCACCTGGAAGCTGTAAGCCACTGCAAGGAAGATAGGAAATTTATCCAGGAAAATATTGATAATAGAGGATATGGTCATCAATGTTTTATTCCAAAAGATGGGGAAGAAATAGATTTATCCTTTGATTAA
- the bioD gene encoding dethiobiotin synthase has product MKLFITGIGTEIGKTVCSAILVQHFKADYWKPVQSGDLHYTDSHKIATWTDNTVCHPEIYRLQLAASPHQSARAENIQIHLNDFQLPETQNSLIVEGAGGLMVPLSDDTFMIDLLERLRLPAALVVRNYLGCINHTLLSIMVLQQRNIRLEYLVLNGEFPEDTERVICNYIKNETKIIKIPEIKSTDKEHVAMAAQQLKITKL; this is encoded by the coding sequence ATGAAACTATTTATAACAGGTATAGGAACTGAAATCGGAAAAACCGTTTGTTCCGCCATTTTAGTACAACATTTCAAAGCCGATTACTGGAAGCCTGTACAATCAGGAGATCTTCATTATACAGACAGTCATAAAATTGCAACCTGGACAGATAATACGGTTTGCCATCCCGAAATTTACCGCCTTCAATTGGCTGCATCACCACATCAGTCAGCAAGAGCAGAAAACATACAGATTCATCTTAATGATTTCCAGCTGCCGGAAACCCAAAACTCTCTGATCGTAGAAGGCGCCGGAGGGCTTATGGTCCCGCTTTCTGATGATACTTTTATGATTGATCTGCTTGAAAGATTAAGACTTCCTGCTGCACTCGTAGTAAGAAATTATTTAGGGTGCATCAATCATACTTTACTCTCCATTATGGTGCTTCAACAAAGAAATATAAGGCTTGAGTACCTTGTTCTCAACGGAGAATTTCCTGAAGATACCGAAAGAGTAATCTGTAATTACATTAAAAATGAAACAAAAATTATCAAAATCCCTGAGATAAAAAGTACGGATAAAGAACATGTAGCAATGGCTGCACAACAATTAAAAATAACAAAATTATGA